In Alkalihalobacillus sp. FSL W8-0930, a single window of DNA contains:
- the tpiA gene encoding triose-phosphate isomerase: protein MRKPIIAGNWKMNKTLSEAKSFAEEVKAKLPSSESVDSVVCAPALFLQSLVEAAEGTDLKVGAQNAYFETSGAFTGEISPSALADLGVHYVVLGHSERRELFGETDELINKKVHAAHEQGVTPILCCGETLEEKEANRTNDVLHEQITKGLEGLSEEQVKNTVIAYEPVWAIGTGKSSSSEDANEGCGYIRTVVAEAFTHEVSDAVRIQYGGSVKPANIAEYMAQTDIDGALVGGASLEPASFLELLEAVK, encoded by the coding sequence ATGCGTAAACCAATTATTGCAGGTAACTGGAAAATGAACAAAACACTTTCTGAAGCAAAATCGTTTGCAGAAGAAGTAAAAGCAAAGCTGCCTAGCTCTGAGTCTGTTGATTCAGTTGTGTGTGCACCTGCTCTTTTCCTACAAAGTTTAGTGGAAGCAGCAGAAGGTACAGATTTAAAAGTAGGAGCTCAAAATGCTTACTTTGAAACAAGTGGAGCGTTCACTGGTGAAATCAGCCCATCAGCACTTGCTGATCTAGGTGTTCACTATGTGGTTTTAGGCCACTCTGAGCGTAGAGAATTGTTCGGAGAAACTGATGAACTGATTAACAAAAAAGTTCATGCTGCTCACGAACAAGGAGTCACTCCAATTCTTTGCTGCGGTGAAACATTAGAAGAGAAAGAAGCTAACCGTACAAATGATGTTCTTCACGAGCAAATCACAAAAGGTCTTGAGGGACTTTCTGAAGAGCAAGTGAAAAACACGGTTATCGCTTATGAGCCAGTTTGGGCAATTGGAACTGGGAAATCTTCTTCTTCTGAAGATGCAAACGAAGGCTGCGGATACATCCGTACCGTTGTTGCAGAAGCGTTCACTCATGAAGTATCTGACGCTGTTCGTATCCAGTATGGCGGTAGCGTAAAACCTGCTAACATTGCTGAATACATGGCTCAAACTGATATTGACGGAGCTTTAGTTGGGGGAGCGAGCCTTGAGCCTGCTTCATTCCTTGAGCTTCTGGAGGCGGTAAAATGA
- a CDS encoding extracellular solute-binding protein, giving the protein MNKLTQKSLLVLGSAGLAVSLAACSSGSSSDGGGSDSGGDVTLTMWLWPGMGFAEKAKQYEEENPGIKIDIQEAEYADAHQNLITALAAGSGAPDISGVDEGYLERIKESSDMFYDLSEYGAQDLEGDYLDWKWKQASSEDGSVIGIPTDIGPMAMAYRVDLFEEAGLPTDPDEVNQVLGTWDSYIEAGEQLKEQTGAFMFSDVADMYSAIREQGDKQYFETDGTLILEDSPQIQKAWDKSVEAMDIQANIERGTPEWGAALANGDFATVFLPPWMLQNIKNDAPDTSGLWDIALMPEGSGNWGGSFLTVPKQSDHPEEAYEFITWLMSPENQLDIFKENGNFPSTPGIYDDPAVQELDDEFFIRKDIGAIYAEAATLVQDVYRAPMTAPINTIMQDALGSIADGVSTPEAAWDKALEEVDRQVSR; this is encoded by the coding sequence ATGAACAAGCTTACTCAAAAATCGTTATTGGTCTTAGGAAGTGCCGGACTTGCAGTTAGTTTAGCAGCATGTTCATCAGGATCAAGTTCTGATGGAGGTGGCAGTGACAGTGGTGGTGATGTCACTTTAACGATGTGGCTCTGGCCAGGGATGGGTTTTGCTGAAAAAGCTAAACAATATGAAGAAGAAAATCCCGGAATTAAGATTGATATTCAAGAAGCGGAATATGCAGATGCTCACCAAAATTTAATTACGGCCCTTGCAGCAGGCTCGGGAGCTCCTGACATCTCTGGAGTAGATGAAGGATACTTAGAACGAATTAAAGAAAGCAGCGATATGTTTTACGATCTGTCTGAATATGGTGCTCAGGACTTAGAGGGAGATTATCTTGATTGGAAGTGGAAGCAGGCCTCTTCAGAAGATGGATCCGTAATTGGTATTCCAACTGATATCGGACCGATGGCCATGGCGTACCGAGTTGATTTATTTGAAGAAGCGGGCTTACCAACTGATCCTGATGAAGTGAACCAAGTCCTTGGAACATGGGATTCATACATTGAAGCAGGTGAGCAACTAAAAGAACAGACAGGCGCCTTTATGTTCAGTGATGTGGCGGATATGTATTCTGCGATCAGAGAGCAAGGGGATAAGCAATACTTTGAGACGGATGGAACGCTCATCCTAGAAGACAGTCCTCAAATTCAAAAGGCATGGGATAAATCTGTTGAAGCGATGGATATTCAAGCGAATATTGAACGAGGCACACCTGAGTGGGGAGCGGCCCTTGCAAATGGCGATTTTGCAACGGTTTTCTTACCACCATGGATGCTGCAAAACATTAAAAATGATGCACCAGACACATCAGGACTTTGGGACATTGCTTTAATGCCTGAAGGATCAGGTAACTGGGGAGGTTCATTCCTTACTGTACCAAAACAGAGTGATCATCCAGAGGAAGCGTACGAGTTTATTACATGGTTAATGTCACCAGAAAATCAATTAGATATTTTTAAAGAAAATGGAAACTTCCCATCAACACCAGGTATTTATGATGATCCTGCGGTTCAAGAGCTAGATGATGAATTCTTTATCCGTAAAGATATTGGTGCGATCTATGCTGAAGCAGCCACTTTAGTTCAAGATGTGTATCGTGCTCCAATGACAGCACCAATTAATACGATTATGCAGGATGCGCTCGGTTCTATTGCGGATGGGGTGTCTACTCCTGAAGCGGCATGGGATAAGGCATTAGAAGAGGTAGATAGACAGGTCTCTCGTTAA
- the gpmI gene encoding 2,3-bisphosphoglycerate-independent phosphoglycerate mutase, translating to MSKKPVALIILDGFGLRDETKGNAVEQAKKPNFDRYHNEFPHATLKADGEAVGLPDGQMGNSEVGHLNIGAGRIVYQSLTRVNLAIREGEFFENQTFLDAIDHVNEKGTALHLYGLLSDGGIHSHIEHLFALLDLAKRKNVKKVYIHGFLDGRDVAPTSAETYLRSLQEKLDEVGIGELATLHGRYYAMDRDKRWDRLEKSYRAMVYGDGPSYENALDVLEDNYKNEIHDEFVIPSVLTDKEGKPVATVQDNDAVIFFNFRPDRAIQLSQVFTNEDFRGFDRGEKFPKKLHFVCLTKFSESVDGFVAFKPTNLDNTLGEVLSQQNLRQLRIAETEKYPHVTFFFSGGREQEFPGESRILIDSPKVATYDLQPEMSAYEVTDALVSDIEADKHDAIILNFANPDMVGHSGKLEPTIKAIEAVDECLGKVVDAILEKGGAAIITADHGNADEVVTLEGNPMTAHTTNRVPVIVTEKGVTLREDGILADLAPTVLQLLDAKQPEEMTGKTLIK from the coding sequence ATGAGTAAGAAACCCGTTGCTCTAATTATCCTTGATGGCTTTGGTTTAAGGGACGAAACCAAAGGCAACGCGGTAGAGCAGGCGAAAAAACCTAATTTCGATCGGTATCACAACGAATTCCCTCATGCGACTCTAAAAGCAGATGGGGAAGCAGTTGGCCTACCAGATGGTCAAATGGGGAACTCAGAGGTTGGACACTTAAACATTGGTGCTGGCCGTATCGTGTATCAAAGTTTAACAAGAGTGAATCTAGCTATCCGTGAAGGTGAGTTTTTTGAAAATCAAACCTTCCTTGATGCCATTGATCATGTAAATGAAAAGGGAACCGCTCTTCATTTATATGGCTTGTTATCTGACGGTGGTATTCACAGTCACATTGAGCACTTATTTGCACTGTTAGACTTAGCGAAGCGCAAAAATGTGAAAAAAGTTTACATTCATGGCTTCCTTGATGGACGTGATGTAGCTCCGACAAGTGCGGAAACCTACCTACGTTCTCTTCAGGAAAAGCTTGATGAGGTCGGCATAGGTGAGCTTGCTACTCTGCATGGCCGCTACTATGCAATGGACCGCGACAAGCGTTGGGATCGTCTAGAGAAATCATACCGCGCCATGGTTTATGGTGATGGACCTTCATATGAGAATGCTCTAGATGTACTTGAAGATAATTACAAAAACGAAATCCATGATGAGTTTGTGATTCCTTCTGTGTTGACGGACAAAGAAGGTAAACCAGTAGCTACTGTTCAGGATAACGATGCTGTCATTTTCTTTAATTTCCGACCTGACCGTGCCATTCAATTATCTCAAGTATTCACAAATGAAGACTTTAGAGGATTTGACCGTGGAGAGAAATTTCCAAAGAAGCTACACTTTGTGTGCTTAACAAAGTTTAGTGAGTCTGTAGACGGATTTGTAGCCTTCAAACCAACAAATCTTGATAACACACTCGGAGAAGTTCTTTCTCAGCAAAACCTTCGTCAGCTTCGTATTGCTGAAACCGAGAAATATCCTCATGTCACGTTTTTCTTTAGTGGTGGACGTGAGCAGGAGTTCCCTGGCGAGTCACGTATTTTAATTGATTCACCTAAAGTAGCAACATATGATTTACAACCTGAGATGAGTGCATACGAAGTAACGGATGCATTAGTTTCTGACATTGAAGCGGACAAGCACGATGCGATTATCTTAAACTTCGCAAACCCTGACATGGTCGGCCATTCAGGAAAGCTTGAACCAACGATTAAAGCGATTGAAGCAGTAGACGAATGTCTTGGAAAAGTAGTTGACGCAATCCTTGAAAAAGGTGGCGCGGCCATCATTACCGCTGATCACGGAAATGCTGACGAAGTCGTTACCCTTGAAGGAAATCCAATGACAGCCCACACAACAAATCGTGTGCCGGTCATTGTGACTGAAAAGGGCGTTACACTACGTGAGGATGGTATTTTAGCTGACCTTGCACCAACTGTTCTTCAATTACTTGATGCAAAACAACCAGAAGAAATGACTGGGAAAACACTAATAAAATAA
- a CDS encoding isochorismatase family protein: protein MKSALLMLDIQNGFTQAGDFDDVISRNHLLATHFHQQERIVIMTRHVDHHEKSLIQTNTSAGELDASLHSFAHKVVEKQQPSAFLQTDLDEYLRQNQITHLVVTGFNVEFCCLFNSIIAHEKGYHVTLIEDASAIVNTDQTYEMPGLDIRDFVATILDWSGAIQVMDTDEYIG, encoded by the coding sequence TTGAAATCAGCTCTACTTATGCTTGATATACAAAACGGGTTTACACAAGCAGGGGACTTCGATGATGTCATATCTCGTAATCATTTACTTGCTACTCATTTCCATCAGCAAGAACGTATAGTAATTATGACAAGACATGTAGATCATCATGAAAAGAGTCTCATACAAACAAACACTTCCGCCGGGGAATTAGATGCATCACTTCATTCGTTTGCTCACAAAGTTGTTGAGAAACAGCAGCCTAGTGCTTTTTTACAGACAGATTTAGATGAGTATCTGCGACAAAATCAGATCACACATCTTGTTGTTACAGGGTTTAATGTGGAATTCTGTTGTTTGTTTAACAGCATCATCGCTCATGAAAAGGGGTATCACGTCACATTGATTGAAGATGCTTCTGCAATCGTTAACACAGATCAAACCTATGAAATGCCCGGGTTGGATATACGAGACTTTGTTGCGACTATACTTGATTGGTCTGGAGCGATTCAAGTAATGGACACTGATGAATACATAGGATAA
- the eno gene encoding phosphopyruvate hydratase, producing the protein MTMITDIHAREVLDSRGNPTVEVEVYVESGAMGRALVPSGASTGEYEAVELRDGGDRFMGKGVLTAVANVNDIIAPKLIGVDAMDQLGIDKLLLELDGTKNKAKLGANAILGVSMAVAHAAAKALGIPLYVYLGGFSAKTLPVPMMNIINGGEHADNNVDIQEFMIMPVGADSFKHAVQIGAEIFHNLKSVLKAKGYNTAVGDEGGFAPNLSSNEEALQTIIEAIEKAGYKPGEEVQLAMDVASSELFNKEDGKYHLSGEGKVLSSEELVTFYEDLVSKYPIISIEDGLDENDWEGHKLLTEKLGDKVQLVGDDLFVTNTEKLAEGIEKGISNSILIKVNQIGTLTETFEAIEMAKRAGYTAVISHRSGETEDATIADIAVATNAGQIKTGAPSRTDRVAKYNQLIRIEDELADVSVYGGRKSFYNLSK; encoded by the coding sequence TTGACTATGATTACTGATATTCATGCTCGTGAAGTTCTTGATTCACGTGGTAACCCAACAGTAGAAGTAGAAGTATATGTAGAATCTGGAGCAATGGGACGTGCCCTTGTACCAAGTGGTGCATCAACAGGAGAATACGAAGCAGTAGAACTTCGTGACGGTGGAGACCGTTTCATGGGCAAAGGTGTTTTAACAGCTGTTGCTAACGTAAATGACATCATTGCACCAAAATTAATCGGTGTTGACGCAATGGATCAATTAGGAATCGACAAGCTTCTTCTTGAGCTTGACGGTACGAAAAACAAAGCAAAATTAGGTGCTAACGCGATTCTTGGTGTATCTATGGCTGTTGCTCATGCTGCTGCTAAAGCACTTGGTATTCCTTTATACGTTTACCTTGGTGGATTCAGCGCGAAAACTCTTCCAGTACCAATGATGAACATCATCAACGGTGGAGAGCACGCTGATAACAACGTAGATATTCAAGAATTCATGATCATGCCTGTTGGAGCTGACAGCTTCAAGCACGCTGTTCAAATTGGTGCGGAAATCTTCCACAACCTTAAATCAGTTCTTAAAGCTAAAGGCTATAACACTGCAGTAGGAGATGAGGGTGGATTTGCTCCTAACTTATCTTCAAACGAAGAAGCGCTTCAAACAATCATTGAAGCAATTGAAAAAGCTGGTTATAAGCCAGGCGAAGAAGTACAACTTGCAATGGACGTTGCTTCTTCTGAGCTATTCAACAAAGAAGACGGTAAATACCACCTTTCTGGTGAAGGTAAAGTATTATCTTCTGAAGAGCTTGTTACTTTCTACGAAGATCTTGTTTCTAAATACCCAATCATCTCAATTGAAGATGGCCTAGACGAAAACGACTGGGAAGGTCACAAGCTTTTAACTGAAAAGCTTGGAGACAAAGTTCAGCTTGTTGGTGATGACTTGTTTGTTACGAACACTGAAAAGCTTGCTGAAGGAATTGAAAAAGGAATCTCTAACTCAATCCTTATCAAAGTTAACCAAATTGGTACGCTTACTGAAACATTCGAAGCAATCGAAATGGCTAAACGTGCTGGTTACACAGCAGTTATCTCTCACCGTTCTGGTGAAACTGAAGATGCAACAATTGCTGATATCGCAGTTGCTACAAACGCTGGTCAAATTAAAACGGGTGCACCATCTCGTACAGACCGCGTAGCGAAATACAACCAATTGATTCGTATTGAAGACGAGCTTGCTGACGTATCTGTATACGGCGGACGTAAGTCTTTCTACAATCTTTCTAAGTAA
- the secG gene encoding preprotein translocase subunit SecG, which produces MQLVLMISLVIVSIALITVVVLQSGKSAGLSGAISGGAEQLLGKQKARGVDLVLHRATIVLAVLFFILAVTLGYFL; this is translated from the coding sequence TTGCAATTAGTACTTATGATATCGTTAGTGATTGTCTCAATCGCTTTAATCACAGTTGTTGTACTTCAATCAGGTAAGAGTGCGGGTTTATCTGGAGCAATCTCAGGTGGAGCTGAGCAATTACTAGGTAAACAAAAAGCCAGAGGAGTGGACTTAGTTCTTCATAGAGCAACAATCGTTCTAGCTGTTCTATTCTTTATCTTGGCAGTTACTCTTGGTTACTTCTTATAA
- a CDS encoding LacI family DNA-binding transcriptional regulator, whose translation MGHRKITMQVIADTVGVSKYVVSKTLNSKPGVSEATRKKILFTAKQLGYLKEGGNPNQGLNNEKVEVENGYILVFLPNQQYQNITYTYWGTVFQGVSASIQSKKAGMIVISNEMDLTKKVDLGNLIGIITLGTLDEQTLVALSDYGLPIVMIDHDDKMMRADSLFMNNRNGIERVTDHLIGLGHKRLAFVGQVNYSTSFFDRWLGYRTSIEQAGLEHFSTLMDIEYNDDMEVAIQKEIDKWKRSKLEFPTAFVCANDHIGRRMINLLDHNGYACPRDVSVTGFDLLDEEEGKKPSLTTVQVLKQMIGQRAVERLVWRLQHPEYPSEKILIAGDMLLKESVDVPRNR comes from the coding sequence ATGGGTCATAGAAAGATAACCATGCAAGTGATTGCTGATACAGTAGGAGTGTCGAAGTATGTGGTATCTAAAACGTTAAATAGTAAACCTGGTGTAAGTGAGGCAACAAGAAAGAAAATTCTTTTTACGGCTAAGCAATTAGGTTATTTAAAAGAGGGGGGCAATCCGAACCAGGGTTTAAATAATGAAAAAGTAGAAGTTGAAAACGGGTATATCCTTGTTTTTCTACCGAATCAACAATACCAAAATATTACCTATACATACTGGGGAACAGTGTTTCAAGGTGTGTCTGCCAGTATTCAGTCTAAAAAAGCTGGGATGATCGTTATCTCCAATGAAATGGACTTAACTAAAAAAGTCGATCTAGGCAACTTAATTGGGATTATCACACTCGGTACGTTAGATGAACAAACGCTAGTCGCTTTATCTGATTACGGTTTACCAATCGTCATGATCGATCATGACGATAAGATGATGCGAGCGGATAGCTTGTTTATGAACAATCGTAATGGCATTGAACGAGTGACAGATCATTTAATTGGTTTAGGTCATAAGCGATTAGCATTTGTTGGGCAAGTGAACTATTCTACCAGTTTCTTTGATCGGTGGTTAGGATATCGAACATCTATTGAGCAAGCTGGACTTGAGCATTTCTCAACTTTAATGGACATTGAATACAATGATGATATGGAAGTAGCGATTCAAAAAGAGATAGATAAGTGGAAGCGAAGCAAACTTGAATTCCCAACTGCCTTTGTTTGCGCGAATGATCACATTGGTAGACGGATGATTAACTTACTTGATCACAACGGGTATGCCTGTCCTAGGGATGTATCTGTTACCGGGTTTGATTTATTAGATGAAGAAGAAGGGAAAAAGCCTTCGCTTACTACTGTTCAGGTCTTAAAACAAATGATTGGGCAGCGTGCGGTAGAACGGTTAGTGTGGAGATTACAGCATCCTGAATATCCTTCTGAGAAAATATTAATTGCTGGCGATATGTTGTTAAAAGAATCCGTTGATGTACCAAGGAATCGATGA